Genomic segment of Arachis stenosperma cultivar V10309 chromosome 4, arast.V10309.gnm1.PFL2, whole genome shotgun sequence:
TCCCCCAACTCTTCTATTTTCTACGTATATTTCCTTATCTGTTGTACCCAAACTGATTAGAAACCTCATGATTCTCTTATTTCTTtcaatttaaaaagaaaattaaataaatctattttgtgttaactaatgaTGAAGGACCTGCGTTCTATTATTGTAGTTATTGCCAACAATTTTTTATCATTGTATCCAAGGGGGAGGCATATTTTATTCTTTCTTGGTTTAGAattatattgttattttttaccacaaaataatgaaGCATTTGGCAGGTGTTTACCACAACCTTCGCCCAATGACCCGTTCAACATAGTCAGGTTGTTCTAGTAACCCCGATTTGGCAGCCAACAATGCTTCCATTTTAAGCGCTTCTTAAGGATTGGAAATGGTCATTTTCATTCTGTTGGAAAACCTTTTGAGATGGCAACTGCGTAATTGTAAGTTTAGCCTCCTAAAGAAATTTGACATGGTAACCACAGGCATCCTCACTGGGATTTAGACCCTCTTATCTCTTAATCACCTTTGCCATTTTACCAAATGTAAACTTCGTGTACTTTCTCTATGACAAAACATAGATTCCCATATCCATCATCAACAAATGAATGAACTATTAGAGTTGGATAAATTACAATTACCTCACTTATGATTAAACAAAATCATACATAGCACCGCCAGTTTATAAGAGAATATACGAATATTTCCTTTGATTAAAATTACATGACACTCCATAAAATTATTAGCATCTCTTGCAAACAAGGGATGATTCAAGAGAGGTGTATAATTTACCCTATAAATAGTTACTTGTTTGCACGAGGGACCAATTTAAACCATTCATGGGGTGAATGGCACGCTTACAAACATGGATTTACAAAGGAGCAGTATTGTTATTATTTCATATAAAAACCCAACTTAAATTTAGTTGAGAAGCATTCTCATATCATGACCGCTGAAACAGATGAAAGTAAAATGGATCCAAATCAGAAGTTCAAACTCGAATTATTACAAGATCAAGCAtgcaaataaaacaaaacagcTAGGTTCAAAATGACATATAGTTGCAGCTACAAATCTTTCCAATAGCTACGGATCAATGCTCTGTAGGATCTGAACGAACAGCtgattgaaaaaaaagaaagaaacaacaACATAACACTTTGATCAAAATCCAGCCCATACAAAACAAAATCAGCTTAATAATATCAACAGACAGTATAATTGTGAAGAAACAAAAGATAGTTAGGGTTGGGGAGTGAATTAGGGctaacatacatacatacaatGGGAGATTGGATGGCAGAAATTGATTATAAGCAGATCCAATTAATAAGAAGAAGGAGGAAAATGAGATCTTACTCGGCTTTTCGGGCTTGCCGTCAACCCACTTAGAGAGGGAGAAATGAACCCTCTCGCGGGAGATAGCTTCCGCCTTGAAGGGTTCCTTGAGGCAGTTCCTCACCAGATTTGCGCATATGTTTGAATACGTTATGTATGTCATCCCAGCCGCCCTCCAAAACGGTGCCGCTCCACCTGCACTTGCCATTCTCCGATTCCGATTGCTATTGCGAGACCTAATACTTTGTTTCTTCTGCAGTTGCTCTTCTGCGTTTTTCTGAGAAATCTCTCCTTTCCTCTGCCCTTGATTGTTTCTTACGGGCCTATTTGGGCCTTTAATTAGGCCACCAAGCCCATTCACACCTATGACTAAAAATGCACAAAAAGGGTTGGACTATATAATGAAAACAATGTTTATCATTCATCTAAATTGCTTTAAATAGGAAGTATTATTTATCCGTGGAAGAGTATTAAATATCAAATATCtacattaaaaaattgaaaactcaacgtgataaaaaaaaatgaagataaTTAGATAAATAGATCAGACTTCTATTTTGTGTGTGTTAATGCCAATGTTAATGGTcgtgaattgaattgaatggagGATTGAGGTTGAGAATTGTGTTAGTTGAATATACGAGTAATTAATTCACTTACATTTGAACAGCTTACAAGACTACAGaattttcattttattcatTTGTAGAATTTAtctctcatcatcatcatttacATATCCTACGTACAATACCAGTATCTTTTTGTATGTACAAATAAAGTTTCCCTTAACTTGATGACATAATGTAAACTTGTTACAGTGGCTTATTGTAGAGTGTGGACACTATTCCTAATTAATTAGGTGACCACAATTTCAATGGAGTACTAGCAGCCAAAACCAAGTCTACTGTCAATTTTTAAATAAGAGTGTTCACCAGTAAGGATAATTCAATTACTTGTCTAATACTAATTTGACTCCATTATATTGGTTTTAGATTTAATGGGTAATCGAatataattgaatttaaaaatattatttgtatactaaaattaattattaatatatttgtgtataaatatatgtgtaatttaatttatttttaatatgtatttatatttcaacatgtattttatattggTGGCTAATTTTAGTGGCTAATTTTGGTGTACACATAGCATAACTCAATTGGAATAGACCCCAATCAAATTCGATcttaattgatttgaatattaattttgatattgtAGAATCTAAATCAAATCGATTCTccaattaatttaatattaattaaaaaaataatataataatatataaataaatttatttcttaACCTTACAATCTTTCAAATTATAattgttatttaaatttgaattgatgatgtattgttattattattattatttagataattttttaattttttaatatttctaactttttataaattttatttttatcagaatcaactaaaatttattcaattcaattcaattcttttttctttctaaatccGAACCAATTTGGCCAGAAAGCACCCTTAACTTCAAGGGCCATCCTCACATGGCCTGCTATCTTCTACTGATACTTGATATTGATGGAGAGGATTAATTAAGGTCTAATCATGCTTACTTTCTTTTCGACTTCAAAAACAAAaagtttaatattttatttccttttcattAATGAGCACACACTATAGAATTTGTTGCATCCAATCCGATCCATGCTACTACTGGAACGTTAAAACgagtttttgtttgtttctttctttgtttatttatattatagCTTGTCGTAGCTACTTCACTAATCAATCATGCCCACATGGATTAGGTCTTCCACTTCCAAGATCCTAAACCTTGCATTGGTAAtttcaacaataaaagaaatatttcTTGGATAATCCGCAAGGAAGGTTATCAGGTGTACCGGGAATATCGGTGttccagttgttttaaccgtcgatctaaattataaaaaatatatataatatatattaattaaaatcaacggttaaaacaactggaaCACCGATGTTCCTAGGTACATCTGATAACTTTCCAATCCGCAATCGTTTTTCACATCGTAGCCAATATATATTCTTTACGAACAATTAATAATTACATATATTTTGTTAGTTCATTATTAGCTAAAATAAGTATGAATACACTACATGTATATTAAAATCAGCCACTAAAATCagctattaatataaaatatatattataatataaatacatattaaaaataaattaactacgtatatttaaatacaaatattttgatgattgattttagtgtaaaaatagtatttttaaaaaaataagaggaAATATAAGGaatcaatgaaatatttgtacaatgtgtacaatggaagTTTAGGAACGTCCGATTCAATATTAAAGATATAACTATTAGTGTTACCTTTTCCCATCAGCTTAAACTTTTGGGATAAGTGGTATCAGAGTTCTATTCTAAATAGTATAAgtaatgtttattttttaactcatataacacattatatatattatacaaatatttcattatttCCTAGCAGgactcaaaaaataattaataaatttaaagtaAGTACAGAAAAAATACAAGTAGATATGATAATTTCTTTTACCTAAATATTTTAGGattgaaatataaaaatgatgtaagatatataaaatttgaatttataagTATATATAAGATTGGTTTGTTTGTGTACGAGTTATATGAACCCCACACTAATTGTATGTTTGAGTGAGTGAGTGTGAGAAATACTTTACAGTTGCACGTTGTGTGCTCCTCTCTGTTTCTTGGTAgtaattcattcattcattcattcatacGAGAAATGCCGAactctttttcattttcttttcttttctcttaatAATGCCTCCAACCGTCCCTGTTGTGGTCACCATGGAAATTCATGGCAAGGAGAGAGCCAAAAATGGCAACCAACTCCGATGGCTTCTTCTTCTCAGAGCTCACAGAGCCTTCGCTTCTGCTGCCTGCTTTGCAAACACGCTCTCTTCATTGCTTCCTTCTCTCAACAAGAGACTCCTTCATCGTTCCATCGACAACTCCTCCAAGGGCACCATTCTCTTCAGACTCATCCTCACGTTCTTGCTCATGGCCTTCGCATTCTTGTCTTTTGAGCTCTTTGCTCACTTCAAAGGCTGGCGTTACTTCCAGGGACACAACAGTAATTTGCACATCCCTCGAACCTTCGAGATCAAAGGATTCTTCCATAACGCTTACGTCAGCTGGTTGGAGTTCAGGGCTGGTTATATTGCACCTCCAATTCAGTCTCTATCGACATTCTGTGTCGTTCTCTTTTTGATTCAGTCTCTCGATAGAATGCTGCTCTGTTTGGGATGCTTCTGGATCAAGCTCAAGAAGATTAGGCCAAATATTCAACGTGATGATTTGGATTTGGAGTTGGAAGGATCTAACTCTGAACACCCTATGGTACTGGTTCAAATTCCCATGTGTAATGAGAGAGAGGTAACTACTAACTAAAATGTCTTCTCCTCTTTTTCCTGTGCactttttattttactttctgGAAAAGAAAACTGTCGGTGGTTATTTTAAACGTAGGTGTATGAGCAATCGATTTCGGCAGTGTGTGAATTGGATTGGCCGAAAGATCGGTTGCTGATTCAGGTTTTGGATGACTCAGACGATGAGGGGATACAGTGGCTGATCAAAGGAGAAGTATCAAAGTGGAGTCAGAGAGGTGTGAACATCATCTACCGCCATAGATTGTTTAGAAGCGGGTACAAAGCTGGAAATCTAAAGTCTGCAATGAAGTGTGATTATGTGAAGGATTATGAGTTTGTTGCAATCTTTGATGCTGATTTCCAACCAAATAGAGATTTCCTGAAGCAGACAGTGCCATACTTTAAGGGGAATCCTGAGGTGGGACTGGTTCAGGCAAGGTGGGCATTTGTGAACAAGGAGGAGAACTTACTCACAAGACTCCAAAACATTAATTTATGCTTTCACTTTGAGGTAGAACAGCAGGTCAATGGGGTCTTCCTTAACTTCTTTGGCTTTAATGGAACCGCCGGTGTTTGGAGAATAAGAGCTCTTGAAGACTCTGGTGGCTGGCTTGAGAGGACTACTGTTGAAGACATGGATATTGCTGTCAGGGCCCATCTCAATGGCTGGAAATTTATCTATCTCAATCATGTCAAGGTAACACCTATTTCacttaataaaacataaaagttgtgtttgtttctgtcttcattttcattttttgtcTCCTTTTAAAATATACTTAACATTTCTATGCACAATAATGTGTTATTTTTAGGTTCTTTGTGAGCTTCCTGAATCTTATGAAGCCTACAAGAAACAACAGCATCGATGGCATTCTGGTCCTATGCAGCTCTTTCGTTTGTGCCTTCCAGCCATTATAACCTCTAAGGTAGTTTCACTATCTTCAACTAGTATGAAGGATAGCATGCTGCAATTCTGACATGTTTGTTTTGATCTGATATTGTTGTTGCAGATTGCATTTTGGAAGAAAGCAAACCTAATATTTCTATTCTTTCTGCTGAGAAAGCTAATCCTGCCATTCTATTCCTTCACATTATTCTGCATCATTCTTCCTTTGACAATGTTTGTCCCAGAGGCAGAGCTTCCAATCTGGGTTATATGCTTCATTCCTGTATTCATGTCCTTCTTGAACATCCTTCCTGCGCCTAAATCCTTTCCCTTCATCGTCCCTTATCTGCTTTTTGAGAATACAATGTCTGTAACGAAATTCAATGCCATGGTATCCGGTTTGTTCCAGTTAGGAAGTTCATATGAATGGATTGTTACCAAAAAGGCTGGCCGGTCGTCCGAGCCGGACTTGTTAGCGGCCCAAGAGAGGGAATCCAAGGCCATTAGTCTCCAACAACTGCAGAGAGGAGCTTCTGATAGTGGACTTTCTGatcttaacaaaataaaagaatgcCAAGAAAGTGTTGCTATAAAACCTGTAAAGAAAATGAACAAGATATACAAGAAAGAGCTTGCACTTGCATTCTTATTGCTCACTGCTGCATTTAGGAGCTTGTTATCAGCACAAGGGATGCACTTCTACTACTTATTGTTCCAAGGAGTGTCATTCCTCCTTGTAGGTTTGGATTTAATTGGAGAACAAATGAGCTAGAGGATCATAAgaatttgttgttgttactATTATTAGAAAGATAAACAATTCAAGAGGCCAACCAATTGTGGAATTGCTGCTATACAAAGATGTTGGTTTTGGCAGTTATATCATATGCAAGGTTCCTGGATAATGTGGCTCATCAGGTAAAAATGCTGAAAGCTCTACCATTGAgtcaaatcatatgaataagtttgttattcttcttcttcttcaagtgCTTTTATAGagtttttttctgcttttttgtttcttttttttttaattgttccCGGGATAGGTTTACTTGTCCATTGattgtttttcattttctttttttttttcaattttctgtaATGTATAAGCCGATTCGTTTTTCTCTCAGTTCAGTATCAAATTGTTGCTCAATTCACTCTTGGTTCATATGTAATTAATTACTTAAATGAATGACATTGATATGTTACAAGTGCATTTGAAGATTTATACTTACATGATATATATGCAACATAAGTGTCATAAATTTCTAATTATATATTGCCACAAACAGAAATATCTGATTGGATGAAAAGAGTAGGAGTTCATGATAATTAATCTCACGTCAAAAACAGTTAATGGTAAATATAACAAGTGTCGGCAGGAAGTGGAGattgagagagaaagagagaagaattAGATTTTATATTGCATCAAAGGAACACATAAATGTGGGTTTTAGGCCATGGATTTTGCAAAGGGACCAAAATCATGTAAGTGCCCCCATTTGGACCCCATTTGTTTTAAATTCAACAATTAAACTTACAAGTAAAGATTATTTTAGAGTATATGGTAGGCATATACCAGTTGCTGTTCCATTAATGGCAGAGCACATGAATTGTATACCCTCAACCAAGTCTTGTGGGTGGGGCCCTTTGCTTCCTCAACAAATAGTTCTCTTTTTCTGCTTTTGAAGGACTTTGACTCCTAAATCCATCATAACAAAGATACTCTTTTTATAATCAACATTAGTAAGAGATCATGACAAAATCTCCACATCAATTATAATGAACAAATAGATTATGACAAAATCTCCACATCAATTATAATGAATAAATCTTtgttttctcttaattttaaatTGCCACGTGGGTTTACATGACCACCTCATTTTTTGTTCAAGTAAAACATACATCCTTGTCCACAGTTTGAAGCTGTTGAAAATTTGCAAGGGTTTAAGGATTTCTCACTATTTTACAACAACTACATCTAGACACTTGTTAAGTTGATATCTATGTACTTTTACATCATTTTTGAAGGTGGAAATGTAAGTATGAGTATCAAGTGAAGGTGTAAGCCTGAAATTAAAGTGAGAAAAGGATCCAGCTGTCAGATAAAAGCCTTTATTATCTTCTGATGAATgtactttattgcttttgaactTACGACACGACATTCATCTATAACTGCACTGCTTTTATCTTTCTACTACTCTCTATTGTTCATCATTTCCCTCACCTTTCTCGCGTGAAACCATTCTTGAAATCATACACTTATTTTGAGATAGAGAGAATGCTAGAAGAGTAGAAGGCTTAACACTCGTGtgcttttaacttttttttttcttattattattattatttgtcatGCAATTTCTTCTTATTAAATGGAATATATATGAACATAGTATAATCAAAATTCGCATTCCATAGAATAATTGAACGTAGAAGTCAATACAATGTCTTACACTTTACACGtaatatattttcttctttttccttttttttatatttttctcttaaaaattgCTCATAGTATTTTCAGCAAAGTGATATTAGTTAAAGCCGTGAATTATTCAACTAATtatttgcataaaaaatatagGTTATCAATATACTAATTTATtgtcaataataattaattattatattttaattataattagtatTGATATGCataaagaaacacatttataaaaattttagacATTTCTATTAGTCacatttacaaaaatatttttattaaacataATCATAAATAAGAGTTGACAAAAATGAGTAGAATCTTTATTAATTAGCAACGCGAATGATTTGCATATTGCAATGCTAAAACTCTAATAAATACACAAATTAAGGGGATACCATACAAAATTAAGTAGAATCATAAAAACGGTAATCTAACACATTGTTAGTCTCTAACACAAACTAAACATGTTATATCATGAATTattcttaaattatttttactacATATAAACAGGAACACACGCCTAACTACATATTGACCTGAATAATACTTTATTGATAATGttagaaaaacaaagaaaaaaattcgtCAAAATTTATTTAACATTCATTAATAGTCGCAAAATTTTGCGTGCAATCCTTTGGACCCTATTGCCATCCCCAACTCAAATATCCAAATCTGATTGAAAATGCAAAGACCCTCTTCTCACCGACAAATAttagtatatataaataaaaccAATAAATCAACGACAAGAAACGGAAAAAGACATCTCACCCATACCCACTGTATCTACTATCTATGACACATTCATGTGGATCACGTATCACACTAATAAAAGCCTCCCTTGTTATTATTGTTACTAATTTGTAAAAGCGCACTCATTAATTATAATGAACACGTGCTTAtttcaattatatatatcatgATGATAAATAGTTGTAACTAGAGGATTTCTCTTTATTGCATGCTGATGTGAATATTTAAGTATATTTCTAACAAAATAGTAATCAGTAAacttatttatttagtattcaTTAACTGTTAAACAAATCATTCATTCAACTGAATGAATTTCTTCAATGATCTCACAATAAACGTGCAGGCATAATACTAAGATTAACACATTGtatgaaagaaaaacaaatggCGCTTACCGGGTTTTGGAAATTCATATGCTAAATCACAAATGGAGCCAAAATTCATTCACCTCTTCAATCTTCAACTATAGTCCTATGCTCCAAATATTATGAAGAGATTTCAAATATTTAcatgtttcttattttcttttaatttttccttCTGTTTATGGACACATATTCTGTTTATCTCcccatttaattttaattcaacCGTTAAACATATAAGCAAAGATTACTTTAGAGTATATGGTAGGCATATGCCAGTTGCTTTTCCATTACAAGAATTGCATACCCTCAACTAAGCCTTGTGAAGGACTTTGACTCCTAAACATAACAAAGATACTCCTTTTATAATCAACACTAATATTTTTATCGGTAATTAcgttacaaaaatataaatatgtgctttaatattaattttgtcCTGACATTATAGATTATggtacaaaaaaaattataaaatcaaactattTTTACAAAAAGATTGTAGAggacaaaaaaatcaaataataaaatttttagttattattttcatgtgaaagaatttgatttattactaataattaattttaatattcgttatctaaaatttaaaaagatttaactTTGATTTAACTTGTTTACTTTTGATTAGGTGTTAAATCTGTTGtacaaatagaaataattaatttttatacttgctatttaaaaataatatttttctctctatgtatataaaaatataattagatattagtataaaaaattatattgatagttataaaattaactcaaaatcattttttaaacaattgaatcttgattttaacttttaatcaTAACATTAGTATTCTttctaaattatatttaataaatatttaaaagaagaaaaataaaaatatcgattaaaaagataagtactaaaaatttaaaataaaaaaaaaactaaaaaatatatgtatataataaaaataatattttttatttgaattatattattttgttaattttatttttgcagaacaaaaagatagaaaaatagagaatgaaaaaagagagagaaagataaagataaagactgaaagagaaaatttattaatttttaaagaaaaaaatttattttaattataataaaaaaatatcgggtcatatattttgatttgtcaaattattaatgtaaaatataaattataaattatatatagagtgggAAGAGTagagaaaaatagaaataaggAAGAGAGGTAGATGAAAGAATTTATGAagggagtttattaattttagagagaaatctttttttgtcaaatttaataagagtgtcatgtgacacattttgttattaaattagatagtgatatataaatatataataaattatatatagagtgagaagagtagagagaaatagaaaaaaggAAGAGAGGTAGATGAGAGAATTTAGGAATGAAGTTTACTAATTTTGgagagaaattttttttttcaagtttaataaaaatttaatgtgacacattttgttattaaattagatagtaatatataatatagctatatttcaactttaatattttaattttaattttaatacaattaaagaatgtcatgttacatattttgattgtcaaatttttaattagtcatTGATAATGAATTAATGATATATAAAAGAGAAAGTGGTCGAAGAAATTAGAGGGATAAATAAAGGGACAAGGAGGAGGGAAGAActatttaattttagagaaaaatatttgatttcaattgtaatgagaaaaTGACATGTGGCATATTttagttgtaaaattagtaGGGATGATGATAAAACTCTttaattttggaagaaaaaatttgatttcaattacaataaaaaaataatatgtgaCATATTTTAGTTGTAATAGCGACCGAAAAAATTGGTCGCTAAATTACATTCAGCGACTGATTTTAGCgactaataaattttaaatacaacCAAAATAAAATCGGTCACTATTTTTATCTTTACAACATTAAGAAcatcttttgttttctttctcttGCCTCTTTTATGAGACCCTAAAACACAAAATTATCATAAATTAGTTACATTTTGTTTGGTTTAGAAGAATtcggaaagaaagaaaaggaaggaagaaaaatcaatgaaaaaattaattttttattgtttggatgaagaaaaaaatgaacagaaaatataaaagtaCATGTGggtttatattaaattttttttccaaaattgtgaaaaaaatttagattggagtgaaaaaatggataaaattacaaatttgtCATTATAacattaatatattataatttataaagggtattaatgtaattttatttagatatgattttttctcttcttatttttctttccatccaaataaaaaaaaatttactttttttttttcattttttcttcatccaaataacacaaaaaaaaattaattttttttattttttttcattcattttcttttcatctattttctattttacaTCGAAACAAAATGTTAGTATTTTTTTACGAGAATAAAAagattataatatattaaatttaattaatcaaaCATACAATTGTCTTTTTGGACTCTAGTTTAACCtttttgtaattaaatagtTGGTCCAACAAGCAATAATGCAAGGTGCTCTTGGTGCTGTTGCTCTTGAATTTTCGCCGAACATAATTTCAAGAGAGTAGAATTATAGGAATGAAtactctcaattttttttaattatttgataaaatataattttttattttttatttttaaatatattaaaaaaatatgtaaaaaaatattaaataataaaaaattatactttatcaaataattaaaaaaattaaaaaaattcactcTTGTAAATGATCATTAGTTTATAGAGACATCTatcttctaatattttttttaaatgatctcatttttttatattagtccTTAGTCTATTAGAATAAGAGATAtcgtaaaaaaataaaaaaaaaactcgtACTTGGTgcataacaaaagaaaataaccAAAAAACTAACCAACAAAATGGAAGAAATTAAGTTAACTTATACCTAGTGCATTTAAGCCAAGTGTATCCTTAATTCTTATTATAGCGACACTAATTCACCTACTGGAAATGTTAATTTCTGCTCATCTATATCATAGCATCTTACCAGCTTCCAtcacaagttttttttttttttttggtaatagCTTCCATCACAAGTTTGTTATTGATACATAGAGTTAGTAGAGTCATGAACAAACAAAAGCCCATTTCTTGAACCTCTTTTTTCTTCACATCTGACATTTTGAAAGACTAGAAGCATCACAAAGCAAAATGGGACAGTCTATAATTGAGCCCAAACCTCAATAAAAAGGGGACCAAAGAGAATCAGTAGAGCAACATCAAAATGCCCAACGCAGTACAGGACAACACATGGAAATCATCAGGAATAATGCCCAACCCAAAGTGAATACAAGCAGTCCAGGGGAGATCTCCACGAGGAAggctttaataaataaaaattcgaaaattctaaaaatataatttgtaaaattcttttgaaaataatatatttttattacgTCTCAaactatttttgttattaaCAAATTTGGAAAATGATTTATTTTCCCCGGTAGTTTAGAACTTTAACTCTTTAAGCCACAATGTTCTACAACGGCGTCACCTAACTAAACTGCCTGGATTTGTGGACTGGTGCAAATTATAACCTAAAACATTACCGATGAGTTTCTGTGTTTTCAAAGTCCGATTTATGCACTAGTCCAAAGGACACATTTGTTATATCTCAGGTAACCTACCTCTGCCAAACACGCCATAATCACAATTAAAAATACAAGAGGCATAACCTTAAGCAACCGCATACAGTCAAATTGAACATTCTCTTTCCTCCATAAAAAGAATCAAGCTCAGTTAATTATTCCCACAGAATCACAAAATGGCATTATGCTTGAAGCCACCAAGGCTACACCACAgcaacaataatgaagatgacTCTGCACTCTTCTTGGCGCCACCACCACCAATAAATCAATTCAAAACTGCTTACAAACTTCACGTCAGAAACCTCTCCTATACTCTGCACCAAAACAACACCACTTCCTTCTCATTATGTCAAAAGCCTAAGCCTGTGACAATACTCAAGTCTCTCACTTTTGTTGCAAGGTGTTCAGAGATAGTTGCGGTGGTGGGTCCCAGCGGCACAGG
This window contains:
- the LOC130976159 gene encoding ATP synthase subunit epsilon, mitochondrial; translation: MASAGGAAPFWRAAGMTYITYSNICANLVRNCLKEPFKAEAISRERVHFSLSKWVDGKPEKPTVRSDPTEH
- the LOC130976248 gene encoding probable xyloglucan glycosyltransferase 5, which translates into the protein MPPTVPVVVTMEIHGKERAKNGNQLRWLLLLRAHRAFASAACFANTLSSLLPSLNKRLLHRSIDNSSKGTILFRLILTFLLMAFAFLSFELFAHFKGWRYFQGHNSNLHIPRTFEIKGFFHNAYVSWLEFRAGYIAPPIQSLSTFCVVLFLIQSLDRMLLCLGCFWIKLKKIRPNIQRDDLDLELEGSNSEHPMVLVQIPMCNEREVYEQSISAVCELDWPKDRLLIQVLDDSDDEGIQWLIKGEVSKWSQRGVNIIYRHRLFRSGYKAGNLKSAMKCDYVKDYEFVAIFDADFQPNRDFLKQTVPYFKGNPEVGLVQARWAFVNKEENLLTRLQNINLCFHFEVEQQVNGVFLNFFGFNGTAGVWRIRALEDSGGWLERTTVEDMDIAVRAHLNGWKFIYLNHVKVLCELPESYEAYKKQQHRWHSGPMQLFRLCLPAIITSKIAFWKKANLIFLFFLLRKLILPFYSFTLFCIILPLTMFVPEAELPIWVICFIPVFMSFLNILPAPKSFPFIVPYLLFENTMSVTKFNAMVSGLFQLGSSYEWIVTKKAGRSSEPDLLAAQERESKAISLQQLQRGASDSGLSDLNKIKECQESVAIKPVKKMNKIYKKELALAFLLLTAAFRSLLSAQGMHFYYLLFQGVSFLLVGLDLIGEQMS